A stretch of DNA from Haloarchaeobius amylolyticus:
TCGAGGCGGCGGAAGCGACACCGACCTGATGGCGTTCAACCACGAGTCCGTCGCAGAGGCCATCTTCACGTCTAACACCCCGGTTGTCGCCGCCGTCGGTCACGCAGAAGACCGGACGATAGCAGGACGCGTTGCGGATCGAAACGCGATCACGCCGACTGACGCCGGTGAGTACGTTACTGCGGACGTGGAGCAGTTCCTCTCTGGCGAGGTGGACAGATTAGAGCAAGAATTGGAAGCTGCCTACGAGTCGTTCAGGCGGGAGTTCGAACACGAAAGAGAACTGGAGCAAGCCGCTGCGGAGGCGGGTGGGCCAACAGGAATGAGCCCAGCCTACTACAAGGCAATCATCGCGGTCCTCATCGTGCTCTTGCTGGTCGTGCTCGTATTGTGGCTGTTCACGTGACCATGGCTAAAGACACAGAGATTTCGGAGAATGTCGAGCGAATCAACACCCTCATCGAGCAGCTGGAATCCGGTGACCATTCGAAGTCCACTGGGGAGGAGCTCTTTCAGGAGGGACAGGGTCGTCTTGCGAAGCTCCGTGAACTCGTCAACGATGGGGATGGCGAGACCATCGAGCTGGACTGACAGACCTGCTCTGGATGGCTTAACCAACGTGGGACGGCACTTCACCAATTTTGTTGGTTAAGACGTGTACGATGCTGTCCTCCAGTCAAAACCTCCCGATCTATTTCTAGCTTAGTAACACTCGTAATATCCAGAAAATGTGCATTTCTCATCCAAATATTCGGTCAATATTTACCACGACTCCGTTGGTGCATACCCATACTCGTACGTATGATAACCCGGTCAGTCACCATCGAAGACATCGATGACCTGTACCTGATGTGGAACGACCACATCGACGCCTCCGCCCTCTATCGCCGTGCTCTCCGGGAGGAAATGGAAGTCCGCGATGTTGACCCCGACGACCTCCGCACCCTCCTCAAATGGGCCCGCGAGCAGAGTTACACGAAAGAAGAAATCGCAAACTAAACCAACCGGTACGCCGATCTGAAAGCACTCGTCGAAGACGGCCATCTCTTTTCACTCTTGGCCCGCCAAGACAGCTTATATTCCAAGATAATAATTTAGAAAACTATTTATCTGCACTTCCTTTATTCTTGTAATATAGCACGGATTAAACCTGTGCTGACCCCACCACAACACATGATAACACGGTCAGTCACCATCGAAGCCATCGATGACCTATACTTGGAGTGGAACGACCATCTCAACTGCTCAGCTCTCTACAGGCGGGCACTCCGCGAGGAGATGCAGCTCCGAGACGTCAACCCGCACGAATTGAGAGACCTGCTCAACCGCGCTCAAGAGCAGGGCTACACGCTCGAAGAAATCGCCGCGGAAACCAACCGAGTCGCCGACCTGGAAGTGCTCGTCAAGGACACAGAGTAACTACAACTGAATCACAATGACACAGCCCGACACTCACAATACAGCAAAATCGAACACCAAACCATCCCACCGTCGAACACTCGCGCGGAAGATCGCAATCAGCACGATCCTCCTGAGTCTCATTGCTGTACAGCCTGTCGCTGCTCAGAACGCAGTCTGTAACGCAGACAAGCTCCCGGGCATGATCGAGGGATTCTTCCAGATAACTACGGCGGTCGGCATCATTGGCCTTGCAATCGTCTGGCAGGCGGACTCTCTCATGAGTATGTTCACGCTCAACCCTGAGCAGAAGAAGGGCCTCAGGCAGCACCAGCGCTCGGCAGTCAAATCCACGATGGTCCTCCTCGTTCTCGGCCCGCTCTACACCACCGCGGGTGGGATGATGGGCCTCCCGCTGGCAGACTGCGTGAACCTCGCTCCCTGGTGAACACCTACCCCCATTATCAAGAGCCAGATGCAGCGAGATACCGCCGTTGTACTAGCCGCCCTTCTTGTGACGAGTCTCGTCGCTGGGATAGTCACGGCCAACCCACCACGGCCAGGAACCGAGGGGAACGGACTCACAGAAAACGAGTCCGCAACCCTGTGGTCCCGAGATGCGGATAACTACATCAGCGAAGCAGAGTACCAGCGACGCTACGGCGAGAGCCGGACAGTCCTGCACGAGCTTGCGAACGGGACGGACATCACGTTCAAGCGACCACCCGCCACTGCCGAGACCTGGTCACGGAATGACTTCACGGACCTAGCACCGGGTGGTGTACAGACATCGGTTCACCCACCGACCGCGAGTCTCACAGATCGGGCCTTCATCAGAGACGCCCATGCCTCCATCTTCGGCGTCCACCCCTCGACGAGAGGGCACCTCGAAGATGGTGAGACACCGCTCTACATCGCACCGAGCGGCACGCTCCGCGGCTTCGTCGATTACCGGGTTCGCGTGCCCAACAGGACCACCACCAACAATACGACAATCCGGTGGTCGCTGACTGACCACGCTATCGAGGAGGTGCGACTTACGAAGGACGGGCAGACCATCGCCCAGTCGAGCGGTGAC
This window harbors:
- a CDS encoding exodeoxyribonuclease VII small subunit; its protein translation is MAKDTEISENVERINTLIEQLESGDHSKSTGEELFQEGQGRLAKLRELVNDGDGETIELD